In a single window of the Arachis hypogaea cultivar Tifrunner chromosome 6, arahy.Tifrunner.gnm2.J5K5, whole genome shotgun sequence genome:
- the LOC112805679 gene encoding alpha-L-arabinofuranosidase 1-like, protein MASLIKITYISFLLSLLALCFLSNANASANHTSTLVVDGSKGSGRQIPDTFFGAFFEEINHAGAGGLWAEMVRNRGFEAGGANVPSNIYPWTIIGDESSILVSTDRTSCFERNKIALRMEVLCNAKSCPNNGVGISNPGFWGMNIEEGKTYRVIFHARALGPFDLKVSLVGDDGVSVASTQVGRDGSYAYKWTRMETTLEANATNHNSSLQITTNHRGVIWLDQVSAMPLDTHKGHGFRKDLFQMVANLKPKFFRFPGIFLSGCYVEGGYLRNAFRWKDSVGAWEERAGHFNDVWHYWTDDGFGFFEGLQFAEDVGALPVWVFNNGIGLHDAVDTSAVLPFVQEALDGIEFARGSPDSTWGSVRASMGHPQPFDLRFVAIGNEECGMPNYLGNYLKFYAAIKRSYPDIQIITNCDGSGQNLDMPADFYDFHIYTNAEDMFYKNTKFDAAPRSGPKAFVSEYAVWKDDARDGTLLSAVAEAAFLIGLERNSDLVHMVSYAPLFVNNNDRMWTPDAIVFNSHQHYGTPSYWNQQLFSESSGATWLNSTLQTSSTKLVASAIEFNNSEDNKTYIRIKAVNFGDDPENLKISINGLTSNVQKSGSKMMVLTAPNVMEENSFSEPNKIVPQHTLLLNANKDMDVTLPPYSVTSLDLLR, encoded by the exons ATGGCTTCACTTATTAAAATCACCTATATCTCTTTTCTACTTTCTTTGCTAGCATTGTGTTTTCTATCTAATGCCAATGCTAGTGCTAATCATACATCAACGTTAGTTGTTGATGGATCCAAGGGTTCTGGAAGACAAATTCCAGATACATTCTTTGGAGCATTCTTTGaa GAAATTAATCATGCTGGGGCAGGAGGACTTTGGGCAGAAATGGTTAGAAACAGAG GGTTTGAAGCCGGAGGTGCAAATGTTCCATCAAATATTTATCCATGGACAATTATTGGAGATGAATCATCCATTCTTGTGTCAACTGATCGCACTTCTTGCTTTGAAAGAAACAAGATTGCACTTCGTATGGAAGTTCTTTGCAATGCCAAGTCATGCCCTAACAATGGTGTTGGAATCTCTAACCCTGGATTCTGGGGCATG AACATTGAGGAAGGGAAGACGTATAGAGTTATCTTCCATGCTAGGGCACTTGGACCATTTGATCTAAAGGTCTCGTTAGTGGGAGATGATGGTGTCAGTGTTGCTTCAACTCAAGTCGG AAGGGATGGAAGTTATGCTTATAAGTGGACGAGAATGGAGACAACATTGGAAGCCAACGCTACAAATCATAATTCAAGCCTTCAAATTACCACAAATCATAGAGGTGTTATATGGCTAGACCAAGTCTCAGCTATGCCCTTAGACACACACAAG GGTCATGGTTTTAGAAAGGACCTGTTTCAGATGGTTGCAAATTTAAAGCCAAAATTTTTCAGATTTCCGGGGATATTTTTAA gTGGTTGCTATGTGGAAGGAGGTTATCTAAGAAATGCATTCCGTTGGAAAGACAGTGTTGGAGCATGGGAGGAGAGAGCTGGTCACTTTAATGATGTTTGGCATTATTGGACTGATGATGGTTTTGGTTTCTTTGAGGGCCTCCAG TTTGCAGAGGACGTTGGTGCATTGCCAGTATGGGTATTTAACAATG GTATCGGCCTTCATGACGCCGTGGATACATCTGCGGTTCTACCATTTGTGCAA GAAGCCCTTGATGGCATTGAGTTTGCAAGAGGCTCTCCCGATTCAACTTGGGGTTCTGTTAGAGCTTCAATGGGGCATCCTCAACcctttgatttgagatttgttgCCATTGGAAATGAAGAATGCGGCATGCCAAACTATCTAG GAAACTACCTGAAGTTCTATGCAGCGATAAAGCGTTCTTATCCAGATATTCAGATTATCACAAACTGTGATGGTTCTGGGCAGAACTTAGACATGCCTGCAGATTTCTATGATTTTCAT ATTTACACAAACGCTGAAGATATGTTTTATAAGAATACCAAGTTTGATGCTGCACCACGATCTGGACCaaag gCTTTTGTAAGTGAATACGCTGTTTGGAAGGATGATGCCCGCGATGGAACACTTTTATCTGCAGTGGCTGAAGCTGCATTCCTTATTGGATTGGAGAGGAACAG TGATCTTGTGCACATGGTTAGCTATGCACCACTTTTTGTCAATAACAACGACAGGAT gtGGACCCCAGATGCAATTGTGTTTAACTCGCATCAACATTATGGAACTCCAAGCTATTGGAATCAACAACTATTTTCCGAATCTAGTGGAGCAACTTGGCTCAATTCAACGCTCCAAACTTCTTCCACTAAACTCGTAGCATCTGCAATTGAGTTTAATAATTCTGAAGATAATAAGACATATATTAGAATAAAG GCTGTGAACTTTGGAGATGACCCCGAGAATCTCAAGATTTCAATAAATGGGTTGACTTCAAATGTTCAAAAATCTGGATCGAAAATGATGGTGCTCACAGCACCTAATGTAATGGAAGAGAATTCTTTCTCTGAGCCAAACAAG ATTGTACCACAACACACGTTGCTGTTGAATGCAAATAAGGACATGGATGTCACACTTCCTCCTTATTCAGTTACATCTCTTGATCTGTTAAGATAG